In one Rhopalosiphum padi isolate XX-2018 chromosome 3, ASM2088224v1, whole genome shotgun sequence genomic region, the following are encoded:
- the LOC132926107 gene encoding LOW QUALITY PROTEIN: uncharacterized protein LOC132926107 (The sequence of the model RefSeq protein was modified relative to this genomic sequence to represent the inferred CDS: inserted 2 bases in 1 codon; deleted 2 bases in 1 codon): MVWRPLKVRDLDFYSWNEIVRKVNGNSNRKVVYVYAEHFSNEYLITNYNGPNGLEKVKRHLVGLRKGAIPSIFNTPNDITDNYNTITNDLPDPTGQINSSQYKFVIDLIISPKSSLYRLTETFTSFEELLIPVGWVLYRDECIVSLYKPNKFECGSEMKVVIQKQIVFQSNILKISYYVNQKCRDPKIPQLTYPLDFMKINETIKLFEQKQICEGGPSVINFPGIHIKNPNLDDSIWRHNECSVLTNSKKRCQRCNLLFPYFQYIEKLLSIRNKTYVGSTLTPTRRSILKQILRKXKIVNRSNKRFKIRVEQLNVTLNEVQCSSKKLTNESIADLFERNNLNTSQKTIIQEIINASKVLNTKNRRYSENWILLCILLKIRSSTYRFLREQEVLPLPCPRTIRKYLSMKNIQCGFGKKFFPILKKKISILRSEQKHGMLVYDEMFLRESLNVNFQTLTYCGLEDFGGEIDFSELKANHALVSVA, translated from the exons ATggtgtggcgtcctcttaaagTTCGCGACTTAGATTTTTATTCTTGGAACGAAATTGTTCGGAAAGTAAATGGCAATTCAAATCGTAAAGTGGTTTATGTCTATGCTGAACACTTTTCTAATGAATATttgataactaattataatggACCTAATGGATTAGAAAAA GTTAAAAGACATTTGGTTGGGTTAAGAAAGGGTGCTATtccatcaatatttaatacaccAAATGATATCACTgacaactataatactataactaaTGATTTACCAGACCCAACTGGACAAA TTAACAGCTCTCAGTACAAGTTTGTGATTGACTTAATTATTTCACCTAAAAGTAGTCTATATAGACTTACT gaaaCATTTACCAGTTTTGAGGAATTATTAATACCAGTTGGTTGGGTGTTATACCGTGATGAATGTATAGTGTCATTATATAAACCAAATAAATTTGAATGTGGTAGTGAAATGAAAGTGGtcattcaaaaacaaattgtttttcaatctaatattttaaaaataagctaTTATGTTAATCAGAAATGTAGAGATCCTAAAATACCACAATTGACATACCCATtagattttatgaaaattaatgaaactattaaattgtttgaaCAGAAACAAATTTGTGAAGGAGGCCCAAGTGTCATCAATTTTcctg gaattcatattaaaaaccCTAATTTAGATGATTCAATATGGCGCCATAACGAATGTTCAGTTCTTACTAATT CTAAAAAAAGATGTCAacgatgtaatttattatttccttaTTTTCAG TATATAGAAAAATTGTTATCTATTAGAAATAAAACATATGTTGGCTCTACTCTGACTCCTACTAGACGgagtatattaaaacaaattttaagaaa aaaaatagttaaccgATCCAATAAAAG gttTAAAATAAGAGTAGAACAATTGAATGTAACATTGAATGAAGTACAATGTAgttcaaaaaaattgacaaatgaATCTATAGCTGATTTATTTGAACGTAACAATTTGAATACATCACAGAAAACAATTATTCAAGAAATTATTAATGCCAGTAAAGTcctaaatactaaaaataggaGGTATTCTGAGAATTGGATACTCTTATGCATCTTATTGAAAATTAG ATCTTCCACTTACCGATTTTTAAGAGAACAAGAAGTATTACCTCTACCGTGTCCAAGaactattagaaaatatttatcaatgaaAAACATTCAATGTGGTTTTGGCAAGAAATTTTtcccaatattaaaaaaaaaaattagtatacttAGATCTGAACAAAAACATGGTATGTTAGTTTACGATGAAATGTTTTTGAGAGAAAGTCTTAATGTAAACTTTCAGACTCTCACTTATTGTGGATTGGAAGATTTTGGCGGGGAAATAGATTTTTCTGAATTGAAAGCTAACCATGCATTAGTTTCAGTGGCGTAA
- the LOC132923906 gene encoding LOW QUALITY PROTEIN: uncharacterized protein LOC132923906 (The sequence of the model RefSeq protein was modified relative to this genomic sequence to represent the inferred CDS: substituted 1 base at 1 genomic stop codon) — protein MSLKYIKSERGTNILVDDGYMYQRECNKPEKSIWRCVQYKQKCRGRVHLFNDEIIKYIDHNHVPDISKIEAKIQVNEMKEKARSTCESTHSVLGTIAQVEMSVAGQLPSVASLKRTIQRVRQTELSAPSNPVDFNFNIPEKFKLTTDGELFLQYDSGSSDSKRILIFATNKNFELMENSEHWFCDGTFSSAPSIFSQLYTIHGIHYSNVIPSVYALLPDKKEETYKRFFRAVKSINPNVNPNSVMMDYEKAAMNAIKCEFPNVIINGCFFHLSQCVWRHIQEIGLSKKYKEDSEFALHVRMLPALAFVPQEDVIESFETLIETNYFSTNEELLTPLIDYFESNWIGXLQRRHRREPKFNIQIWNCFSLVEADLPQTNNSVEGWHNCFSSMLNSSIHPSIWKFITALQKEERVNRLKVEQLVAGNQPPSKKKY, from the exons atgagtttaaaatatattaaaagtgaaAGAGGCACCAACATTTTGGTCGATGATGGATACATGTACCAACGTGAATGCAATAAGCCAGAAAAAAGCATTTGGCGATGTGTacagtataaacaaaaatgtagagGAAGAGTTCATCTAtttaatgatgaaataataaagTACATAGACCATAATCACGTTCCGGATATTTCTAAAATTGAAGCCAAAATACAGGTCAATGAAATGAAGGAAAAAGCCCGAAGTACATGTGAATCGACACACTCAGTTCTTGGAACAATAGCTCAG gtagaAATGTCGGTAGCTGGTCAACTGCCTAGTGTTGCCTCATTAAAAAGAACGATACAACGTGTTCGTCAAACTGAGCTATCAGCTCCGTCAAATCCAGtcgactttaattttaatattccggaaaaatttaaattaacaactgATGGGGAACTTTTTCTTCAGTACGATAGTGGGTCCAGTGATTctaaacgtattttaatatttgcaacaaacaaaaattttgaACTAATGGAAAATAGTGAACATTGGTTTTGTGATGGAACTTTTTCTAGTGCTCCATCTATATTTTCCCAATTATATACGATTCATGGAATACATTATTCAAACGTAATTCCTTCGGTTTATGCTTTACTGCCTGACAAAAAAGAGGAAACTTACAAACGATTTTTTCGAGCAGTTAAATCGATTAATCCAAATGTTAACCCAAATAGTGTCATGATGGATTATGAAAAAGCAGCAATGAATGCAATAAAATGTGAATTTcctaatgtaattataaatggtTGTTTTTTTCACTTATCTCAGTGTGTATGGCGACACATCCAAGAAATtggtttatcaaaaaaatataaagaggaCTCAGAATTCGCTCTGCATGTTCGCATGTTACCAGCTTTGGCATTCGTACCTCAAGAAGACGTTATTGAATCATTTGAAACTCTAATTGAgactaattatttttctacCAACGAGGAGCTTTTAACACCACTTATTGACTATTTTGAAAGTAATTGGATTGGATGATTACAACGCAGACATCGTAGAgaaccaaaatttaatattcaaatttggaaCTGTTTTTCTCTTGTGGAAGCAGATTTGCCTCAAACAAATAATTCAGTGGAGGGCTGGCATAACTGCTTTTCGTCAATGTTAAATTCATCAATTCACCCATCTATATGGAAATTTATTACTGCACTACAAAAAGAAGAACGTGTCAATCGATTGAAAGTTGAACAATTAGTTGCAGGAAATCAACcaccatcaaaaaaaaaatac